The genomic stretch TTTCGATATCGCCAGTTGCGAATTCGAACATGTGGTATGGCGTAAATGGAACCGTATCAGGTGTGCGGTTCGGGTAATCAGGCGTTACCGGAGCTTCAACGTGTTGAAGAGGAATCACACCTTTATTTGGTGCAGTTTTCAGGTCTTCAATTTGCGCCATCAGTGGTGCATTCGCTGAAGCCTGTTGGTTGACTGCTGGTGTATGGCCCAAGTTTTTGATAACAGGGGTCGCAACAGCTGTTTCTAAAGAAGGCAGGTAACGAGTACATTCGTCGTCTTCTTTGATCATCACACCCAAGTTTTGGAAATCAACAATCACTTTGCCGTTGAGCAAAATATCGATGTTAGCTTTCGCGTATGGGCGAGGGCTTAGACCAATCTCTGTTACTTCCATGCGGTAAGTCAGTTCTGCCGATTGTGGTAGAACTTGACCACGACAGCGTACTTGTTGAGGCGCATTTTCAAGCGGTTGGAAACGACCATTTTGAACAAGCGTGTGCATGCCAAGGTGCATCATGAAGAATTGCAGCAGTTGACCACAACCTTCTGCCATCAAAGAACCAGCCATTACTGAGTCATCTTTGAAGTGACAAGGGAAGTACCAGTGCTCAGGCTCTAGCTGCTTGTGACCTTCAATCAGACCAAGCCCCCATGTGCCGCCTTGCGGTTCAACACGGCTGACCTTTTCGATCATCATGAACTTCTCTGAGCTGAAGCATAGAGAAGGCTGGTGGCGATCAGATTGGTGAGTTGGGCCAAAGCACTCTGCGATGTTGGCAGTCAGTAGGTGACGCAGTTCTTGGTGGTTAAACTGGGTTTTAGGGCAGTGCAGCATAGGGTCGAAGCGTTGCTTAGTCGCAAGCTTACGAGCCTTGATTTCATCTTCAGTGTGAATCACACCTTTGCCGTCTGCTAGCTCTTCATCAGTGAAGAAACCTGCACAGCCGTTATCCATTTTCAGGATCATCCTGTCGCCAACGAAACATTCGTAAGAGAAGAAGAACAGCAGGGTGTCGCCATTGCGAGCAAAGCTATTGATTGAGATATCGTAACGCAGCGTATCGCCACCACGAGGCAAGTCGCCAAGGAAGGTCAGCGTACAATCAAGTAGGCGATAAACACGCTCACCTTTGTTTTCGAAATCAATGCCTAAGTAGCTGATCAGCATTAGGTCACACTGACCAGATTCAACTGCAACAGCCCAAGGGATCTGACCATCTACAAGATACGGCGCATCAACAGGGATGTCGTATTCTGTGGTCATGGTGCTTGGCTTGTACTCGTTAACGGTCGCGTCGAGCTTAGTAACGCGAGATACCAATAGGTAATCAGTGGTTGGCAAGCGAACGCGGCGCGAGTAGCTATCGATGATCGCGTAGTCAGGGCCAAACACGTTCGCAATATCACCTTCCGCGTACTCAACCAGATCATCGAAATCCCAAATGCATGGCTTACGGATAGGTTTTACTGGTGCAGGCGTCGCAAGCACGTTGACTGGCACTGACTGAACCTGAGCAGGTTGAGCTTGCACAGGCTGACTAATCGTTTGCTGAGCAGTTGTTTGTTGACCATTCGTTTGTTGAGAAACGGCTGAGCTATCTAAGCCAGACGTAACGGCGTTTAGCTGTGCTTTCAATAGAGCATCGGCAATCTGCAGGCCTTGTGCACGTGTTTGTAAAAAGGCTTTGTGAACTTGCTGCGCCGCCTGCTGGTTTTGAGCAAAGGCTTGGCTGTGTGGTGTTACAGATGGCTGTGATACTGCATCCGTATTAGCGTCGATATTTGATACGCCATTTTTAGCGGATAGGACATGAGTCATATTGCTGTGGTTACCTGTTAGCTGACTGTGACGAGTTGGCGCCAGAGTAGGGGATACTGATGTAGGAGTTTCGATAGCTGGCTCTAGCGCGTTCTGCGCTAATGCTTTCTTCTCTAACTCTTTTTGCGCAAGGGCTGCTTGAATGCTTGTTGTCGTTGGAACCGGCGCCACTCTTGCTGCTTGTTTACCAGAAGCTTTCTGTTGAATATGCGCTAGGTTAGCGATTGGTGTCTCTGCGATGTGTTGATAAATATCGCGACCACCGAGAGTCACTTGTTTAACCAATTGACGCTTAGCATCACTTGCCAGTTCACTGCTTAAGCGAACAGAAAGTGATTGAGATTCAACACTCGATTGGCTTAGTAGCAGCTGTGAACATTGTCCTTCGCTGATGTTGGCAACAATCGCGCTCTTAGAGCTGATATTTGGATTTAGAGACTCAAGGTTCAGGTTGAGCAGACCGTGTAGCAGGCTTGCCATACCAGAAGCAGCAGAGCAATGACCCACACGTTGACTTGCTTGAGTCGTCTTTGTGTACCCTAAACTTAGAGACGAAAACTGATGAGATGAAGATTCTGGTGCATTGTTAAGCTCAAGCAGAGAAACATCGTTCGAGCTCATACCGACTTGAGTCAGTAATTCATCGGTAACGGCGTTGTTACGCTCACTTGATCCAAAGGCCAGCGCGTTGATGCTGCCGTAAACCGTATCTTGGTTGCTTGTTACTCGACTCTCTTCAACAAGAACAATCGCACCTGCGCCTTCGCCTACATTCCAACTGCCGTCTTGCGGTTGTCCGAATTTTGGAGCAAGTGACACAGGGCTCACACTGTTCTTCAGAATCACATGTTCTGCACTGCCACTAAGGTCAACGGCTGCAATTACCACGGCATCCATTGATTCTTGCGACATGAGGTTTTGCGCGACATCGATACAACGAGCAACCGACTGTTCAGCGGCTGAAATCGTAAAGGCAGGACCGTTAAAGTCCCACAGTGAAGAGATACGCGAAGCCATGATGTTACCAATGAAACTGGTGTATTGGTTCAGCTTGGCTGCGTCCATCACACTGTCCATCGCAATGGCTTCTAGCGATTGGTATTCGTCTTGTGTCAACTCAATCCCCATGTTGGCAAAGCTGTCAGCCAATTGGCTATGCAGGTTTACACGTCCACGGAATTGGTGCATCTCAAGCTCAGTTTCCATCGCTACCAGTACTGCAACCTTTTGGCCTGCTACAAGCTTGGCATCTTTGATGGCTTCGTCTGCAATTTTCATCAGTAGTAACTGCTGAGAGATCAAACGGTCATCTTCATTAGGCGGCACTTTAAAGCGTAGGAAGTCGAGATCGAATTGATCGATGTAAGCCCCGTTTGGAATGCCGTGTAAACCAAACTGATTCAGAAGTTCTGGATGTTGGTCTAAGCCTTTCCAGCGTTTTTTAGGTAAAGCAATGAAAGCATCGTTGTTGGTTTCAATCGCAGTGCTCAGCGCGTTGATGCTTTGCAGGGAACCGAAATGCGATGCGAGGCCAGTAATGCTTAAATTAGGCGATTGTAGGCTTGGAGACGCTGACTCTAGAGTCTGATTTGCATGACTGGTGTCTGAATACGCTTCAAGTAGTAAGTGAGCGTTACAACCACCGAAACCAAATACAGACACGCCTGCACAGCGCTCTTGGTTACCCGCTTTACTTGGCCAAGGTTGCACCTGCGTTGGTAGCGTCTGAGAGCCAAATAAACCTTTTGGTGAAGACAATGGCTTGTCCAAGTTAATACTTGGCGGAAGCACGCCTTCCTTCATCGCGAAGATCATCTTCATGATCCCTGGCATACCTGCTGCAGTCAGTAAGTGACCGAGATTTGACTTGGCAGAGCCAATCAATGGCGGATTAGAACCATTCAATTTCTCAGCAAAGAAACGCTCCATTGAGGTTAACTCAACCTTGTCACCTAATGGTGTGCCGGTTGCGTGACACTCAATCACTTCGATGCTGTCTGGGGTTAGGTTTGATGCCTCGTAAGCGCGTTCAAAGGCTTGTACTTGTCCTTTGCTGTTTGGACTTAATACGAACTGGCCACGGCCATCGTTCGATAAGCCAATGCCGCTGACGACTGCGTAGATGTTGTCGCCATCACGCTCTGCATCAGCTAAACGTTTTAGCACTAAAACACCAGCACCTTCACCAGCAAACAAGCCTTTACTGTTGCTATCAAACGGAACCGAAACACCGTGGTCTGGGTAAGCGTGGAAGATTGAGAAACCCATATTGATGAAGAATGGGTCTGCACCGGATACCGCGCCCGCCAACATCATATCGGCTTTGCCCGTGTTCAAGTAATCACACGCTAACTTTAATGAATACACTGAACTTGCACATGCCGCATCTAGGCTAAGTTGGACGTTGCCTAGACCCAATGCATCAGCCACTAACTTAGAGGCGTTGTGTGCTGCTGCACCGTTGATCGGATTGAGGTCATGAGCCGTTTCATTGGTTGGTAGCAGTGAAAACTGATCATTAGCCAATTTAGCTTGTAGTGCTTTCTCGACCACCGAATGATACATCGGCAGAAACAAGTCGTTTGAGCGTGTAGTTGGGAACGAAAGGGCACCCATGATCACGCCTGTACGCTCTAAAACATCGGCATTCAAATCAATGCCGGCGTCGACTAACGCCTTGCGACTGGTATCTAACGCCCAAAGGAAACTCTGGTCGACGCCTTTGAATGATTCCGCGGTTAAGCGGTAGCCATTGCTATCGAAATTGAAGTTTTCGATGTAGCCGCCTTTATCACAGTAAAAGCGGTCCGACTCACCTTGCACGCCCTGATAGCTCTCAGGTTTAGCACCTAATTTTTCAGCGCTTAATGTGGTTCGAGAATCTTTTTTGCTTAGCAAGTTTTGCCAAAAATCTTTTGGCGTATCAGCTTCTGGGTATTGGTTGGCAATACCGACAATCGCGATCTTATTGCACTTCACTTGCTGCTTAGTCTTGGCTTGAGCCTGATATTGAGAACTCATACTAGCTCTCCTTGATGATTCACTGCGCTGCCTTGAGACACACCACTTAATTGCTTAGCGGCGGTGATCTGTTGTTCTAGCCCTTGAATAAGTGGCTCGACAGACAGTGGGATTTGATGAGTAATGAGCTGACCAATGCACTTGATGAGCGTGACAACATCGTTACCACCCTTGGCATTGGAAGCGATTGAGCAGTATTGGTCTGCTACGTTGTCGCTGCGGTTGATCTTGTCGATCAATGTGCTGGTTTGACGATCGGCACCCACTTCAACAAACAGGCGAGCACCTTGCTGACGTGCACTCTGGATCAACGCGGTGAAATCCAGCGTTGAACAGAAGGTGTCGGCAATTGAAAGGGCGATGCTGTCGCTGTCGATATTGATTGGTGCACCAGTCGGTAGACCTGCTGCGCTGATAAAGCGGATATGCTTTGGTAACTCGTCGAACAGTGGTTGCGTGTAAAACTTTCGCACTTGGTTATGCTGACTTAGCGCTGGTGTGGTGTGCATTGCGGTAACACGGTTCGCGGCAATGCCACGTTTACCCAGTTTTTTGAGCAGAGCACGACAAGTGTTTTCACAACCAGCCAGTACGCAGGTGTCACCTTGGATGATAGCGAGATAAGCGCGTGGGAACTCTGGTAATAGAGCTTCAATCGCTTGTGCATCACTGCGAACCACAAAGCTATTCCATTGGATGCTTTCGTCGCCGTTCAGCTTCCAATCTTGACGCACTGCGGTGAGCTCGCCAGAAATAGCCGTGGTGAAGATAGGGCTAGTTTGAGTCATCTCAATCAGCGCATGTGGGTTCTTCCAAACATTTAAGCTCGCCCACATGGAAGCTTCACCCTTGGAGTAACCTAAAGCGAAGTCTGGCTGCACTTTGAACTCATCACATAGCAGTTGTGTTAACAGATAACTACTGCCGACACCTGCAATTGCTAATTCACTAAGCGACATTTCTTGCGAGTCTTCAGCGTAGGTTTTGTCAGCCTGCAGCATTTCTTTCAGGTTACCTTCGCGCTCTAAACGAGCAAATAACTGTGGGAAATGGTGGTGAAATTCACGCAACATACCGGGATAAACCGTGCCAACACCTGGGTAAACAAATGCAACGCCACCTTTGCTTTGAGGCTTCGGTGAGAAACAACTGCCCGCTGGAGTCTTGTATTGGCTATTGTCTGCCATTATTTTTGGCAACGCATTTTCTAGCGCTGTGATCTCTTGTATTGCAGCCTCAATTGAAGCTGCTTGAATCACGATGTTCGCGCCAAGGTCAGCATTGTGCTGAACACTTTGGAAGTGGCTTAGGTTTGAATGCATCAAGTTGGCGATAGCAAGTTCGCTGTCCGCTGAATCATTAATGCATTTTAGCTCTTCTCTCAACGAGGCTAGCTGAGAAACTAATTTAGCTTTGTCATTGCCAGAAACCACAAACATCAAACGTTCGCTCGATAGCAAGGGCTTTGGTTCTTGCAAACCGGTAGCTTGAGTCAGTATCAGGCTGGTGGCGTTTTGGCTATCGTCATTGAAAGTTAACGCAGCAACACGTGCTTTGTTCGGCTCAGTGAACCAGTAATTATTAGCTAATGAATGGCTCGGCAATGAACGACTCGATATCGCATTAACCATATTCAACAATTCATCAAACTGCTGCGAAGCAGAGAGTGCTGAGTATTGCTGTTGATGGCTTAGATCTGTCGCGGGGCGGCGTGCAATATCCAGAGCAAGCTGAACGCTATCTTCGATAGTTGCATCTGCAAAACTCGCTAGATAAGCGTGTGGATGAATCTTGTTTTGAGCAGCGGTCAGTGCACTCAACATCACCAATGATGGAGCGAGAGAATCCAAACAAAGCTTAACAGCACTACCTTGATTGATTGCCTCAATCGCTTGAGTAAGCGCTTGATTAAAACTGCCATCAACCACAACAGTCATCATCTCAGGAAGCGAAGGTGATAAGTCGGCAGAAAGCTCAGCCGCATTTGCTGGCTGAGCTAAAAGAGCGATGCGCAATGGCATCGCTTTATTAGTAGGAACAGTCACTATGACAATTGCTCCTTTTCTGTTTTCATGTCCGCTTTAGGCTTACTCGCTACTGCTGAGCTAGACTTCGCCAAAAATGCGTCGTTTAAGCTCTTGCTGATGGTGACTTTTGCACCTTTCATTACCGCACTTAAGCGACCATCCTGGTGGTAAAGCGAGATATCAGCTTGCAGTGAACGAGTCGTGCTTTTTATCACGTTCAGTTCTAGCCAGCCTTGGTCACCATTGTGCATCGGTGCGTAACAAATAAACTCACCGATGGCAGACGGTAGGCTTGCCGCGCCGTATTTTAATCGAGCCCATACCAACATGGCTTGCAGTAAATAATCTTCTGCAAATGGTTGGCTATCGCCAAAGCCTTGCTTCGGAATAAATGATCCGCAGTCGCTGTTTTCGATCTGAGGTAGCTGGCATTGAGCCAATAAACCTAAGTCGTCAAAGCGTTCGACTGAGGTAATACCTTGCAATCTTGGTCCATGAAACAGAGTGCCGTCACTGTATAGAGCTTGTGCCGTTGTTACAGGTGTTGAAGTTCTGGCTTCAAAGCGTTTTACTGACGCTTGTTGAACATCTTCAGACATTTGCACTGAGGCAACTTGCAACTGAGCTTGATACTGTGGTCGCCCTTGGCAACTGATCACTGCTTTTAGCTGATCTTTTGATTTAGCGTCAGAAGAAAGAACCAGTTTCAGCTCTTGCACTTCATCAGTATCAAAAATCACACCCTTAAGCAGTTTGTAGTTGTGAACGCTAACGTTCACCCCTAACAGTTGCTCTGCGATTTCACGCATCCATTGGATGGCACACACTGTCGGTAACACTGGGTTACCGGCAATGCAGTGATCTTGAATGAAAGGCAATGCCTTCGGGTCAAGACGACGTGTCACAGTGATGCTTGTATTCAGCGGACTCTTTGCAAGATGCACAGACTCCGCATTAAGCTTTTTTACAGCAGCTTCCTTGTTGTCAGAACCTTGCATGCTCGTACCAACCAGCAATTGAATGCCAGTTTCGTTCAGTAGCTGAGAACTAAATAGCTTTGCACCCGCCTGAAGAGGAATCACGTACACACCGCGCTCTGTAAACATACGTTTCAGTGCTGCGTTGACCATGCCGCCGTCCCACGGTCCCCAGTTGAAGCTCATCACTTTCGCTTGAGGGTTACGAGCAGACAGTTGTAGAGCCGCTTTATTTAGGATCTCGTTAGACATTGAGTAGTCACTTTGGCCAGTGTTTCCGTAGAAACCCGCCGCCGAAGAGAACATCGCAATCAGTTTTAGCTTGCTGCTATCAAGACCACCAAGAACCGCTTCTAATCCACCCACTTTGGTGCCGTAAACCATGTTCAGTTCATCAAGCGTTTTGTCTTGAATATGCTTGTCAGCCAGTACGCCTGCACCGTGGATTAAACCTGTGATGCCTTCGAAATTCGCCAGCGTTTTCGCTACTGACTCATGGTTCGAAACATCTAGGCTTAGGTATTCAGCGCTCGCGCCAATCTCATTGAAAGCGGCAAGTGCTGCGTTGATTTCAAGGCTGCTCAATACCGGCTTTAGCAAGGCATCAACTTTTTTCGGCGTTGGCTTGTCACCTGTTGCTTGTAGGTGAGCGATAGCCGCTGGTTTTAGCTCTTTCTCTTGCTTGCCTTGTGCCCACTGAGGTTGCTCAGCTGAAGTAATATGCTTACTACGACCTGCAAGAATGAAGTGAGACTTACATTGCTTAGCAAGCGTCAGTGCACATTCAAACGTCACGCCTTTAGCGCCACCCGTTACGAGAACTTTGTCACTCTTGGTGAGTTGAGCGCCTGTGTTTTTGGTTTGTGCTGCACCTGGTGCTGCAGCGATCAATGTTGCACGACCAGAATCACCGTTTTCTGCATGGCTAAGGCCGATTTCAACCGTGTTGGTATCGATATCGAACAGTTCGCCTGTGATAGCTTCAGCTAGGTGACGAGCATCAATAGAAGCGTCAGCATCCAATGCACGGCAGAACACGTTTGACCATTCATGGCTCAGTGTCTTAGTGAGACCGGACAACGCGGCTTGGTTAAGTTCTGCATTCGCTAATTGCTTAGTATCTAGGTAACCAAAGCCACCATCGATACGGCTTAGCGTGAAGAACACGCTGCGACCTGAAACGGCATTCAGCTGACCATTTAGGTGCTTAGCGAATAAGAACGCTGTCGTCAGTGAAGCTCTTGAGTCTGCATTCAAGTTAACCGCTTGCTCGTTGCTTTGTTTCGCATCAACGATAGCTTGTAAATGAATGAAGCCAGCAATCACTTTGTTTGACGTTTTAAGGTCTGCTTCGATGTCGTTAATCACAGCTGTCACACCAGTATCATCGATACTGTTGAGTGTGTAGCTTGCGATTTCACTGTTTAAAGGTGACGCGGCAGAAAGAGCACTGCGCACTACAGCAACTTGGATGCCGTTAGCGGTCAACTTTTCTGCTAGAACACCGGCGTTGTGACCATCATCTGTGATCACGACACAAGCGTCTTTTGAGAAACAATCGACGAGTTTATCTGCCGCTGGTAGCTTTTTTAGCGCCACCTCATTGTGTGGAGGAAGTTCCGCTGTCGCTGTTTCTGCGATAGGCGTTACTGATTCAGCTTTAGCGGTCGCTACAGGTGCAGCAGCGGAAAGCTTGCTTTGCATGTAGGTAACGATTTCACCAAGCGTACGACACTCAGCTAAGTCTTCAGGGTTTAGCTCTGGCAGCGTTGGTAGCTGGTCTTGAACCGTACCTAGAATCTCAACACGTTTGATTGAGTCGATACCAAGGTCTGCTTCCATGTCCATTGCTAGATCGAGCATTTCTGCTGGGTAACCTGTTTTGTCAGCAACCACTTCCATCATTGTTGATTGAACATGAGCAGGGTTTAGGTCGTTGCTCGCGCTTTCTACAGCGGTTGCTGTTGCTTCTGGAGCAGGTTCAGCATTAGTGCCTAGCTTGCTGTTCATGTAGTCAACGATTTCACCCAGAGTACGACACTCAGCTAGGTCTTCAGGATTTAGCTCGGGCAATGTTGGTAGCTGGTCTTGAACCGTACCAAGGATCTCAACACGTTTGATTGAGTCGATGCCAAGGTCAGCTTCCATGTCCATTGCTAGGTCTAGCATTTCTGTTGGGTAGCCCGTTTTATCAGCCACTACGCTCAACATTGTGCTTTGAACTTGTTCTGCGTTTAAACCGTTTGATACTGCTTGCGCTGGTTCAGATGCTTGAGTTGCTACTGGAGCAGAAGCCGGAAGCTTACTGTTCATGTAGTCGACTATCTCGCCTAGAGTACGACACTCAGCAAGGTCTTCAGGGTTTAGCTCTGGAAGAGTCGGTAGCTCGTCTTGAACCGTACCTAGGATTTCAACACGCTTGATTGAGTCGATACCAAGATCAGCTTCCATATCCATTGCTAGGTCTAGCATTTCAGTCGGGTAGCCCGTCTTCTCTGCTACCACTTCTAACATGGTTTTCTGGACTGTTTCTGAATCCAAACCGCTAGCAGCATCTAGTCCGTTGTTAGACGTTACCGGAGCAACTACTTCCGTTTGTGCTGCAACTGGTGCAGACGCTGGAAGCTTGCTGTTCATGTAGGCAACAATTTCACCTAGAGTGCGACACTCAGCTAAGTCTTCAGGGTTTAGCTCTGGAAGAGTAGGCAGTTCATCTTGAACTGTACCAAGAATTTCAACACGCTTGATTGAGTCGATACCAAGGTCTGCTTCCATATCCATTTCTAGATCAAGCATTTCCGTTGGGTAACCTGTCTTCTCAGCAACCACTTCTAGCATGGTTTGTTGAACGACTTTTGCATCAAGACCATTAGCTACAGCAACTGCTTGAACTGGTGCAGCTTCATTAGTTGAAACTCCAAAAGGCATCTTGCTGTTCATGTAGGTAACGATTTCACCAAGAGTACGACACTCAGCTAAATCTTCAGGGTTCAGCTCAGGTAGGTTTGGCATCTCGTCTTGAACGGTACCAAGGATCTCTACGCGCTTGATTGAGTCGATACCAAGATCTGCTTCCATGTCCATTTCTAGATCAAGCATCTCCGTTGGGTAACCCGTTTTCTCAGCGACCACTTCCAGCATCACTTTTTCAGCATCTGCTGATTGTACTGCTACTGGTGCAGCCACAGGAGCCGCTTGCGCTTTAACTGGCACAGGTTGAGCTGCAACAGGCGCTGCGGCTTGAGCCGCTACTTGTGGTGCAGGAGCGGTTTTCTGTACTGGAGCTTTCTGAGCTGTTGTATTTTGAACCGGCGCAGCTTGAACAGACTGAGCTTGAACAGGAGTCGCTTGTACTTGAGCAACAGACTGTTGAACAATAGCTGCTGGAGTAGTTGGGGCTTGAATCGCTGGTTGAGCATTTACTGGCGCAACGAAGGTTGGTTGTGCGGTTTGCACTGAACCTTGCGTCAGCATATTAAGTGCTGAGTTGTTGCTGTGCGCTTGCATCTCTAGGTAATGAGCGTGAGCTTTTAGCGTTTCAGCTTGGTGCTGGTGGAACATCTCCATAGAACGCTGTAGGTTCTCAGGAATGGCTACGCCCGCTGTTGCCATTTTCGCTTGCTCAGACATTAGGGTGTTGAACGTGTCACCGTATTGCTGAGGAATCGCCAAGAATTGCTGATGTACTTCTGCTGCTTGTTGTTGAGCATTGAAGAACGATTGCAGTGAAGATTCATCAACCGCTACTTGAGCTGTTGGCTGACTAGTCGCTGGGGCTGTTTGAACCACTTGTGATTGCGGAGCTGCTGCTGCTACTTGTGCACTTGGTGCTGGAGTAACTGACTGTTGTGCATTTGAAGCTTGAGGAGCAGCCACAGGTACTTCAACGATTTCTGTTTTAATCACTTCTTTTTCCACGATTTTCTCGACTTCAACTTTCACTTCAACAATCTCAGTCTTCTCGGTGACGTTGCCCGAAGCCAATGATTGATCCATCTTCTTACGAGTAGCTGGGCTGATGTAGTTGGTTGCATTCAGCTTGATGTTCATTGGTGATGCCTTTGCAGGTTCAGCAATGTCAGCTTGGTAAGGGTCAATGTTGTCTAATGAAACACCCGCTATACACAGTTGAACCGCAGCTAAACGAAGCTGTTGGTCACTGTCGCCTTTAGGGCTTGGATTGATGCTGATTGCGTACAGTTCTTCGTTCTTATCAGCCAATGTTTTTTCAACCAGCTTCTGAAGAATGTTTTTAGGACCGAACTCTACGAATACACGAGCGCCTGCTTCATACATCGCTTCAATTTGCTCGCTGAAACGAACCGATTGCAGCATGTGTTGCTTGAACGCTTTCTTGATCGCTTTCGCGTCTTTGCTGTGCAGTTTGCCCGTTGCGTTTG from Vibrio pomeroyi encodes the following:
- a CDS encoding PfaB family protein, whose protein sequence is MTVPTNKAMPLRIALLAQPANAAELSADLSPSLPEMMTVVVDGSFNQALTQAIEAINQGSAVKLCLDSLAPSLVMLSALTAAQNKIHPHAYLASFADATIEDSVQLALDIARRPATDLSHQQQYSALSASQQFDELLNMVNAISSRSLPSHSLANNYWFTEPNKARVAALTFNDDSQNATSLILTQATGLQEPKPLLSSERLMFVVSGNDKAKLVSQLASLREELKCINDSADSELAIANLMHSNLSHFQSVQHNADLGANIVIQAASIEAAIQEITALENALPKIMADNSQYKTPAGSCFSPKPQSKGGVAFVYPGVGTVYPGMLREFHHHFPQLFARLEREGNLKEMLQADKTYAEDSQEMSLSELAIAGVGSSYLLTQLLCDEFKVQPDFALGYSKGEASMWASLNVWKNPHALIEMTQTSPIFTTAISGELTAVRQDWKLNGDESIQWNSFVVRSDAQAIEALLPEFPRAYLAIIQGDTCVLAGCENTCRALLKKLGKRGIAANRVTAMHTTPALSQHNQVRKFYTQPLFDELPKHIRFISAAGLPTGAPINIDSDSIALSIADTFCSTLDFTALIQSARQQGARLFVEVGADRQTSTLIDKINRSDNVADQYCSIASNAKGGNDVVTLIKCIGQLITHQIPLSVEPLIQGLEQQITAAKQLSGVSQGSAVNHQGELV
- a CDS encoding beta-ketoacyl synthase N-terminal-like domain-containing protein, giving the protein MSSQYQAQAKTKQQVKCNKIAIVGIANQYPEADTPKDFWQNLLSKKDSRTTLSAEKLGAKPESYQGVQGESDRFYCDKGGYIENFNFDSNGYRLTAESFKGVDQSFLWALDTSRKALVDAGIDLNADVLERTGVIMGALSFPTTRSNDLFLPMYHSVVEKALQAKLANDQFSLLPTNETAHDLNPINGAAAHNASKLVADALGLGNVQLSLDAACASSVYSLKLACDYLNTGKADMMLAGAVSGADPFFINMGFSIFHAYPDHGVSVPFDSNSKGLFAGEGAGVLVLKRLADAERDGDNIYAVVSGIGLSNDGRGQFVLSPNSKGQVQAFERAYEASNLTPDSIEVIECHATGTPLGDKVELTSMERFFAEKLNGSNPPLIGSAKSNLGHLLTAAGMPGIMKMIFAMKEGVLPPSINLDKPLSSPKGLFGSQTLPTQVQPWPSKAGNQERCAGVSVFGFGGCNAHLLLEAYSDTSHANQTLESASPSLQSPNLSITGLASHFGSLQSINALSTAIETNNDAFIALPKKRWKGLDQHPELLNQFGLHGIPNGAYIDQFDLDFLRFKVPPNEDDRLISQQLLLMKIADEAIKDAKLVAGQKVAVLVAMETELEMHQFRGRVNLHSQLADSFANMGIELTQDEYQSLEAIAMDSVMDAAKLNQYTSFIGNIMASRISSLWDFNGPAFTISAAEQSVARCIDVAQNLMSQESMDAVVIAAVDLSGSAEHVILKNSVSPVSLAPKFGQPQDGSWNVGEGAGAIVLVEESRVTSNQDTVYGSINALAFGSSERNNAVTDELLTQVGMSSNDVSLLELNNAPESSSHQFSSLSLGYTKTTQASQRVGHCSAASGMASLLHGLLNLNLESLNPNISSKSAIVANISEGQCSQLLLSQSSVESQSLSVRLSSELASDAKRQLVKQVTLGGRDIYQHIAETPIANLAHIQQKASGKQAARVAPVPTTTSIQAALAQKELEKKALAQNALEPAIETPTSVSPTLAPTRHSQLTGNHSNMTHVLSAKNGVSNIDANTDAVSQPSVTPHSQAFAQNQQAAQQVHKAFLQTRAQGLQIADALLKAQLNAVTSGLDSSAVSQQTNGQQTTAQQTISQPVQAQPAQVQSVPVNVLATPAPVKPIRKPCIWDFDDLVEYAEGDIANVFGPDYAIIDSYSRRVRLPTTDYLLVSRVTKLDATVNEYKPSTMTTEYDIPVDAPYLVDGQIPWAVAVESGQCDLMLISYLGIDFENKGERVYRLLDCTLTFLGDLPRGGDTLRYDISINSFARNGDTLLFFFSYECFVGDRMILKMDNGCAGFFTDEELADGKGVIHTEDEIKARKLATKQRFDPMLHCPKTQFNHQELRHLLTANIAECFGPTHQSDRHQPSLCFSSEKFMMIEKVSRVEPQGGTWGLGLIEGHKQLEPEHWYFPCHFKDDSVMAGSLMAEGCGQLLQFFMMHLGMHTLVQNGRFQPLENAPQQVRCRGQVLPQSAELTYRMEVTEIGLSPRPYAKANIDILLNGKVIVDFQNLGVMIKEDDECTRYLPSLETAVATPVIKNLGHTPAVNQQASANAPLMAQIEDLKTAPNKGVIPLQHVEAPVTPDYPNRTPDTVPFTPYHMFEFATGDIEKCFGPDFSIYRGMIPPRTPCGDLQLTTRVVEIDGKRGDFKKPSSCIAEYEVPENAWYFDENSHHTLMPYSVLMEISLQPNGFISGYMGTTLGFPGEELFFRNLDGSGKMLRNVDLRGKTITNDSRLLSTVMMGTNIVQSFSFELSTDGVPFYQGTAVFGYFKGAALKDQLGLDNGKVTHPWHVDNNRTPDVNINLLDKTTRYFNAPVSSTCEVQEHYKLAGGRLNFIDTVQITSDGGKDGLGYLYAERTIDPSDWFFQFHFHQDPVMPGSLGVEAIIELMQTYALNKDLGAGFRNPKFGQIQSEVKWKYRGQINPLNKQMSLDVHITAIKDEDGKRIIVGDANLSKDGLRIYEVKDIAICIEEAPASDKVSGIKTA